ATCTTCGTCGAGTTCCCGCGCCTGAAGGAGTACGCCCGCGGCAACCTCCCGTTCGGGATCACCCAGATCGGCCCCGCCTACCGCAACGAGATCTCGCCGCGCGGCGGGCTCCTCCGGCTCCGCGAGTTCACGCAGGCCGAGTTAGAGCAGTTCATCGACCCCGAGGAGGACGAGCCGCCGCTGGACCGCGTCCGCGACGTCGACGTCCGGCTGTACCCCGCGACCGAACAGGAGGCCGCCGACGGCGACTACGTCGAGACGACGGTCGGCGAGGCGGTCGACGAGGGGATCATCGGCTCCCCGTGGGTCGGCTACTACCTCGGCGTCGCCAAGGAGTGGTACGAGCGCGTCGGCGTCGACACCGACCGGTTCCGCTTCCGCCAGCACCTCGCGGGCGAGCGCGCCCACTACGCGGCCGACTGCTGGGACGCGGAGAGCGAGGTCGACGGCGACTGGATCGAGATCGCGGGCTTCTCGTACCGCTCCGACTACGACCTCTCGAAGCACGGCGAGTACGGCGACGACTCGTTCACCGTCTTCAAGCGCTACGACGAGCCGAAGACGGTCGAACGCGCGACGGTCGACCCCGACATGTCGGTCCTCGGCCCCGAGTTCGGCGGCGACGCCGGCGCGGTCGCCGACGCGCTGGAGACGCTCGCGGAGCGCGACCCCGACGCCTTCGACGGCGAGACGGTCTCGGTCGACGTGAACGGGGAACCGCGCGACGTCGACGCCGACGTCGCGAACTTCGCCGTCGAGGAGACGACCGAGAGCGGCGAGCACATCACGCCGCACGTCGTCGAGCCCTCCTTCGGCGTGGGGCGCACCGTCCAGACGCTGCTCGCACACGGCTACCGCGAGGACGAGGTCGACGGCGAGGCGCGGACGTACCTCTCCCTGGAGCCCGAGATCGCGCCGCAGGACGCCGCGGTGTTCCCGCTGGTGACGAACGACGACCGGCTCGTCGACCTCGCGGACCGGGTCGCGAGCGACCTGCGCGCGGCCGGCCTCGCGGTGGCGTACGACGACTCCGGCTCGATCGGGCGGCGCTACCGCCGGCAGGACGAGGTCGGCACGCCGTTCTGCGTCACGGTCGACCGCGACGGGATCGAGGGCGACGGCCCCGACACCGTCACCGTCCGCGAGCGCGACTCGGCCGCGCAGGTCCGGGTCCCCGCCGACGACCTGGCCGGCGAGCTGGCCGCGCTCCGCGCGGGCGATTCGTTCGACGCGCTTCTGGACCGGTACGAGACAGTCGAGACCGACGTCGAGACCAACTGACCCGTGCCCCTTCCGGCGGCGGAGTGGCGGGCCGAGGTGGAGTTCGAGCGACGGCTGGTCCACGCCGGAGGCACCCTCTACCCGGCCCCGTACCTGCTCGGCTGGTTCACGTGGACGGAGACGCGCTACTTCCTCGTGGCCGCGCTCGCCGTCATGCTCACCCTGGAGTTCCTCCGGCTCGTGGTCGGCCTCAATCACTCGCTCTACCGGAAGCTCACCCGGGAGTACGAGTCGGACGCGCTCGCGGGGTACGCGCTGTACCAGGTGAGCATGACCGGCGCGGTCCTCCTCTTGGAGCCGACCCTCGCGATCCCCGCGATGTGGATGCTGTCGGTCGGCGACCCCGTCAGCGGCGCCCTCGCGGACAACGACGCCACGGAGGCGAAACGCCCCGCGGCGTGGATCGCGATGTTCCTCGTCTGCTTCGGGCTCGCCGCCCCCTTCACCATCCCCGCGTTCGGCCCCGACGTGGGCGTCGTCGTCGCGATGGCGGGCGCCGGTCCCGCCGCCGTCGCCGACGGCCTCCCGCCGATCGTCCGCGGCGTCGCCGTCGACGACAACCTCACCATTCCGCCCGCCGCCGCCAGCGGGATGCTCCTCGCGATCGCTTTGTTGGGGTAGGGCGCGGCGTGGATCGCAGATCGTTTGCGAGTGTGAGGGTGCGATCGCTATTTATTAGTCAATAATTGCGGTGGCGCGTGCCTTCGAGCGCCCATCGGGCGCGAGGAGCACGCGCGAGGGAGTCGGTCGCCCGGAGCAACGCGGAGGGCGACCGACGAGGCTGGGGAGGTGTGAGGCTGCGGTGCGGAGCGGTTGGGTGGGACTCAAAGGGGCAGCCGGCGAGGCGGGCGCAGGCGACGTAAGCACCGCAGGGAACGAACGGAGTGAGTGACCGAGGAGCGCAGCGAGCGTGCGCCCGCCTCGCCGGCTGGGGCTTTGGTGGTGTTCTCCGCAGGGTCGTCGGTCACGTATCACCGAGCGGCTGGGGCTTTGGAGGTCTCCTATAGATCGTCGGTAGCTACGACTCAAAAACAGCCGACTGCACGACGACTGAGCTGATAAAACCGCTCGCTAATCGACCGGGACGAGCCGACGAGAACCGCGGACAAGAGACCGCTTACGTCGCGCGGCGTTCCTTCGCCTTCGGGCGGAGGTTCGTGTAGCCGCACTTTCGGCAGCGCTTCGCGTCGGGGGCGTTGCGGGCGTTACAGCGCATGCAGATCTGCCGGTCGAGATTGCGGCGTTCCGCGGCGTCGAAACTGGCCATACGGCTACTGTCGCGGCGACGCTGTAAAAGGTTGCGAGACGCGGCGGCGCCCGGCGCCACCACCGGCCGCCCGGATCAGACGGGTCGTCCGAGCCTCAGGCGCCGGCTTCGGAGAGCGCGGCCTCGATGTCCTCGCGCTGGGTGACGCCGACGAACCGGTCCACGACGCCGTCGTCGTTCTCGATGATCAGCGTCGGGAGCGAGCGTACCTGGTACTGGTTGGCGACGTCCTGCTCCTCGTCGACGTTCACCTTCTGGAGCTCGAAGGCGTCGCCGAGGTCCTCCTGGATCTCCTCCAGGATCGGGTCCTGCGTCTTACACGGGCCGCACCAGTCAGCGTGAAAATCCAGCAGTCGAACAGTCATTATCCGGCCAGTTCTACCGTCGGACCGCGCATAAGAGTTTCCCACTCGTGCACGCGCCCGACAGACTGCGACCCGTCGGGCACCAAGGCGACTGCGGCCCATCGATCGCCGAGGCGACCCGCGATCCCGCCGACCGCGTCTGCGACCGCGAGCGAAACGTTTAGAACGCCGCGCGGACCACCATCGGGTATGAGCAGTGGTTCCAACTCCGGCGGGCTGATGTCCAGTGCGGGACTGGTCCGCTACTTCGACACCCAGGACCGGGACGCGATCGCGATGAGCCCGAAAACCGTCCTCGCGTTCTGCGTCCTCTTCGGCACCTTCGTGCAGATCCTCTCGCTGACGGTCGCCTAACGCGTCGATTCGACCGGCCGAACGCCTCCCGACCGACTGGCCGAACACTCCCCACCGACCGCCCCGTAGCGCGCCCTTTTTGCCCGTCCCCGACCGAGTCGGTTCCATGAAAGCAGGCGTCATCGCCGTGCAGGGCGACGTGGCCGAGCACGCCGCCGCCGTCCGGAACGCCGCGGCCGCCCACGACGAGCCCGCCGAGGTCGTCGAGGTCCGCGACGCCGGGATCGTGCCCGACTGCGACGTCCTCCTCATGCCGGGCGGGGAGTCGACGACCATCTCGCGGCTGATCCGCCGGGAAGGGATCGACGCGGAGATCCGCGAGCACGTCGCGAGCGGGAGGCCCGTGCTCGCCACCTGCGCCGGCCTCATCGTCTGCTCGCGGGACGCGAAGGACGACCGCGTCGACGCGCTCGGGCTCGTCGACGTCTCCGTCGACCGCAACGCGTTCGGCCGCCAGAAGGACTCCTTCGAGGCGAAGGTTCCGGTGACCGGGCTCGACGAGGCGTTCCACGCCGTGTTCATCCGCGCGCCGCTCATCGACGAGGTGGGCCCAGACGTCGAGGTGCTCGCGACCGTCGACGGGCGTCCGGTGGCGGTGCGCGACGGCCCCGTCGTCGCCACCGCGTTCCACCCGGAACTCACGGACGACTCGCGGATCCACGACCTCGCCT
Above is a window of Halorubrum depositum DNA encoding:
- the pdxT gene encoding pyridoxal 5'-phosphate synthase glutaminase subunit PdxT, which gives rise to MKAGVIAVQGDVAEHAAAVRNAAAAHDEPAEVVEVRDAGIVPDCDVLLMPGGESTTISRLIRREGIDAEIREHVASGRPVLATCAGLIVCSRDAKDDRVDALGLVDVSVDRNAFGRQKDSFEAKVPVTGLDEAFHAVFIRAPLIDEVGPDVEVLATVDGRPVAVRDGPVVATAFHPELTDDSRIHDLAFFPEREVIA
- a CDS encoding dolichol kinase; amino-acid sequence: MPLPAAEWRAEVEFERRLVHAGGTLYPAPYLLGWFTWTETRYFLVAALAVMLTLEFLRLVVGLNHSLYRKLTREYESDALAGYALYQVSMTGAVLLLEPTLAIPAMWMLSVGDPVSGALADNDATEAKRPAAWIAMFLVCFGLAAPFTIPAFGPDVGVVVAMAGAGPAAVADGLPPIVRGVAVDDNLTIPPAAASGMLLAIALLG
- the glyS gene encoding glycine--tRNA ligase; translation: MAADDLVELAKRRGFFFGSNGAYGGTAGFYTFGPQGAALKRNLEDAWRDRFTIREGNREIEAPTVMPEAVFEASGHLEGFDDMLVECGECGESHRADHLVEAVTDIEDAEALPGEEVEALIADNEIACPACGTPLAGEPVEAFNLMFATDIGPGDGQPGYLRPETAQGIFVEFPRLKEYARGNLPFGITQIGPAYRNEISPRGGLLRLREFTQAELEQFIDPEEDEPPLDRVRDVDVRLYPATEQEAADGDYVETTVGEAVDEGIIGSPWVGYYLGVAKEWYERVGVDTDRFRFRQHLAGERAHYAADCWDAESEVDGDWIEIAGFSYRSDYDLSKHGEYGDDSFTVFKRYDEPKTVERATVDPDMSVLGPEFGGDAGAVADALETLAERDPDAFDGETVSVDVNGEPRDVDADVANFAVEETTESGEHITPHVVEPSFGVGRTVQTLLAHGYREDEVDGEARTYLSLEPEIAPQDAAVFPLVTNDDRLVDLADRVASDLRAAGLAVAYDDSGSIGRRYRRQDEVGTPFCVTVDRDGIEGDGPDTVTVRERDSAAQVRVPADDLAGELAALRAGDSFDALLDRYETVETDVETN
- a CDS encoding 50S ribosomal protein L40e → MASFDAAERRNLDRQICMRCNARNAPDAKRCRKCGYTNLRPKAKERRAT
- a CDS encoding thioredoxin family protein, producing MTVRLLDFHADWCGPCKTQDPILEEIQEDLGDAFELQKVNVDEEQDVANQYQVRSLPTLIIENDDGVVDRFVGVTQREDIEAALSEAGA
- a CDS encoding preprotein translocase subunit Sec61beta — protein: MSSGSNSGGLMSSAGLVRYFDTQDRDAIAMSPKTVLAFCVLFGTFVQILSLTVA